The DNA region TGTGCGGGACCATCCGGGACCGCGCCACCGGGAGGCGCCGGCCCTTCGTGCGGTTCTTCGCATGCGAGGAGGACCTCTCCCACGAGCCGCCCGACGCCCCGCTCCCGGACAAGGTGGTGGCCGGCGCCGAGCCCTTCTGCGTGGTCGGCGCCATGGCGGGGGGCTGACGGGCGGGGACAGATAGCCGACGCCCCATCCGGCCCGGCCTACCCCAGCAGCAGCCCGGCGGCCACGGCCGCGCCCAGCTCGCGGCAGGCGTCGAGATCGGCCGCGGTGGGGGCGCCGATGACGCTGACCGGCTGCTGGACCCGGCGCCACTGCAGGCCCGTCGTGATCGCCTCCACGCCTCGCACCGCCCCGGTGGTGTCGCTGTTGCCGTGGACGTAGAGGGCGTAGGGCCGCCGGACCGTCTCCTCGAGGCACGGGTAGTAGATCTGGTCGAAGAAGTGCTTGAGGGCCCCGGACATGTAACCGATGTTGGCCGGCGTGCCCAGC from Acidimicrobiales bacterium includes:
- a CDS encoding MoaD/ThiS family protein; translated protein: MTGQQVIHLRLPGHLRVLAGIDGQVQLDVVGAVTQATVLDALEARYPVLCGTIRDRATGRRRPFVRFFACEEDLSHEPPDAPLPDKVVAGAEPFCVVGAMAGG
- a CDS encoding flavodoxin, with the protein product MPRLLIVHHTASPTLHSLFEAVMEGAGDPALAEVEVVGRAALAATAVDVMEADGYLLGTPANIGYMSGALKHFFDQIYYPCLEETVRRPYALYVHGNSDTTGAVRGVEAITTGLQWRRVQQPVSVIGAPTAADLDACRELGAAVAAGLLLG